The genomic region tattatctttttattacattcaagcAAATAATTAGAACTTTGAGTCATATAAGTCCATATAACTAAGGTTTAATTTACTACCAataatcaaaacataattgctttttctttattcaaatcttaatcatttggtttttttttttttgagatgtaCATTATTCGTGATTGAAATTTGAAACCAAATTCCAAAGaccaaaagggaaaaacataTACCTAACACATTCTTATTAAGTTATCCGACACTTTAATTTTGACTTTCAAGCATAAATAACtgaaattaagataattaaatGCATGAAATAATTTGCTGCAACCTTATGTTAGTAATAAAAAATCttacaagaaagaaaaaataataaaaaatgtggGACCTTTATCCCAATCGATAGCCTAGTTCCATCAGTGTTACATCACCTTCGCTCTTGATGACTCGGACCGCCCACCTTACCCCCCTTATCCTTGAAATTTATCTTCGTTTATATATGAGGATACCCCTtcattcaaaacaataataataacagTACTAACGAAGCAAAGTTTACAGTTCAACGCTCTCTTTTCTCAACTTCAATGAAATTCTACTCCCGGAAACTCTTCCTCTACGATGACCTTCCCTACTCCGCCACCTCATTACCATCTCCACCACTTCACCACCACCGCCCCACCACCACCAACTCCACCTCATCACCGCTGTCCTCCTCTAAAAAGCTGCCCCAACAAAACGATCCTTTTGACTCCTCCATGGCTCTCACCATAGTCGTTCTCCTCACAGCTCTCTTCTTCATGGGCTTTTTCTCTATCTATATTCGTCGTTTCTCTGAAGAACCAACAGCCCATCTCTCTCGTAGAAGACGTTACCGTGGTGGCTCACTTGACACGTTATCATTGCCGTCCGATCGTCATCATGTCTCAACTCCACGTAAAGGACTTGACCCAACAACCGTTGGATCCTTGCCGGTGTATTCTTACCATGGGGACGCGAAGTACCAGATAGACTGCGCCATTTGTCTGAGCGAGTTCGAAGAGAAGGAATGCGTTAAAACGATACCGTGTTGCGAACATGTTTTCCACGTGGAATGTATCGACACCTGGCTCACCTCCCACGTGTCGTGCCCCGTTTGTAGAGGGACCAGGTTGTTAGAGATCAAGGGCGGTGCTGGAGAGGGTGTAATGCAGGAGAGAATCGATCAGGGTGTAAGTGAGTTTTCTGCGGTTGACATCAATGACACGTGTATGGTGATGGGAACAACATCAAGGGTGATGAGAACGAGTAGTTGCCCCAGGTTAGGACAACGAGCAATGTTGCAAAGGACATTCAGTTTTTGATACGTTCAAGGTGGCACGTGTAGGTGTTAACAGCTAAATTCTTTCAAAGGTCATCTAGGGGTTTCGTGATTcgtttttgattaattttgtttgtaaGTTCCTGTCTTTAGCCATACAACGAAATGGAGAAAGTGATTGCAAATTGTTTGAGAGAATCATCAAGTattaaagaaaggaaattgtTTGGCCTTATCTACTTTTCTTAATATTTGCTCCTTTCTACTTGGTTTTCAACTCTTTCATTATATACTtagtgaaaaaggaaattaaccAGCTCGGTGAAACCATGAGCGGTGGCGTGCTGTTAGTTGACACCGATGACTGGTGCAAAGACTTGATGCATGTCGGTATCTAATCAATAATCATCGTATCGAGACAAAAATCAGACCAAAAGCATAAATGACTAATCCTTCACGTTTCTGCCCTCCAATAAAAGTCAAATCTTATGGACAATTGTgatcacaaaaacaaaaacaaaccaCTACACCATACAAAAACAAGTCTCAACAAGAAAAGGACGGTAATATGTTGTTATCTATATTGGGAAAAAATAATAGCAAATCACATGATCCAATGACAATTTACAATTTGCATGAAATAGGGTTTCTTGCAATTGTTCTTAGGATCTTTTTAAACAGTTCTTCAGCAGGAGCTTTCGACGGTAATTGCCAGAAGAAAATGTCTATCAACCAAAGCAAAAGCACTTTCACCGAAGGAAATAAACTAATCACAAAAGGTGTGGAACCAGGGTAAAAAAAGAGGTGAGAATGGATTAACTAGAATTATGCTACAAACTATGACCCTAGCAGGTATGCTTCCCTGTTCAGCTAAGAAtcaattattgaaatttacactGCAAGATAAAGTCATCTCAATCTCATTGCCAGGATTCATCATAAAATGTATAGATATAATTGACAATCTCACACTCGAGTTTATTCGGATTAGTAATATAATGAATTAAAGATGACATTTTCTGTTTCAATCATACACTCAATTTATGTACTGTATATTATCAAATCACGGCAAGGGGCCCAAGAAGGggaaaaaagggggaaaataaagaagaaaagaagagaaaatggaagataCCTGGAGTGAACCAGGAGCAAAAACTGATGAAAGATTCTACGATTGTTAATCcagatttttctattttcttttgtttttttttattatataaatatactCTTCATATTAAAGGATTGAGTAAGCACGGATGACCTCAACTACTGGTGCCCGACACATTGGACACTTTCCTCCACCTTGGACCAACTCATTGGCACACTTTGAGCATGTGCACATGTGCCCACATCTGTAACAATATGAAacagaaatgaaaagaaataagatcACATTGCAAAGTGACTTGGCATTTTTTGGGCTCTATAGGCCTCAATTCTATATGAAACTGGAGGGTAAACTTGATAAGCTTTACCTGTACAATAATGAATCAATATTGCCTTCACAGCATGTACAACAGATTCCCTTCCTCACATTATCCCAGTTAGCTGCATCCTTGGGCAAGCTGTCATCAATCACCCCTGCAGCAGATCAACGCAATGATTAACAAacagaaagaacaagaaagcAAAATGAACAAATGCTGGCATGAGAAAAGTTTCAAATTCATTATAGAACGAAGAAAACCATTTTGTTACAACATGAAAAATCAGCAGTTTAATCCAATGTCAGAGTTTCTTGAGGATAAATAAGAGTAATCAGGACAAGTAGAGCCTCCTGAGGATAGATGACAGTAATCAAGAGAAATAGAGCTTCTTGAGATAGAGAAAGAAGAGGGGGTGATTCACTTCCCTGCAATACTCCTTAAGGAACTATTACACAAGCTAGCAGATATGcaaggaaagaagaaagacaCCTTGTGAACCAGCTGAACGGTTCAGTGCAGCAGAAACTTCCTGTCTTATTGACCGCTGTAACTCAAGTTGCATATCCATGCAGGCCTCTAGCATTCTCTGCATGTTATTCATCCTTTGCTGCAGCCTAGCCATGTCAATCCTCAAATCATTAACAATCTCCCACTCCTGAACCAATTAGCAGCAAAAACTCAATTAAAATGGAGACCAAAAGAAAAGTAGTTGAACAGATTTAAGCACCTAAAGAGTAGTCCCCTTCAAAATTAGTCATATACTAAATACTGGTATCCAGTGAACTGCAAATGAAGCATGACGAACCGGAAGTGTTTCACTCTCCAAAGATAGCAGGAAGTATTTTGCAGTTTGGCTGTTCAAAAGTGAGAGGAAGCATTTTGCAGTTTGCTGTCCTAAAACATATATTATTTAGATCAGCCTAGCTAAATTTTCACCAAGAAGGCACAATTATTCTGTGATAATAATGTTAGCAATATCAAACAACATTTGAGATAACataacaaataaagaaataagatGCTTTTGAGGGAAATATCAGCTTTTTATCAGAAGTATCTATTAAAAAACGGGGATAGTAGATTAATCAACTTTTCAaaagataattgagaaaagaaTCAAGTTGCAAGCAAGACGAAGAAATGGACGTACAATGCCAAAGCGCTGATGCATATCATGCGGTGCCCAATTATAATGGTGTGAATCCTGGTCCCAGAGTGGCTGCGTAGGTGGCATCCTGGGTGAAGGAAGGGCAAGTGGAGGACCCTCAACTGCATCCCCCTGACCCTCATTCTGATCCCTGCTTTGCTGTTCTAGATCTTGTTCAAGTGATGCAGGAGTAGGTGATGTTTCATGTAGCTCCCAGTCAATAGAAGCATGATTTTGCCTTTCCACATATGATTGTATCAACTGGTCAAGACTCTCACGGAAACCACTACGAAGAAGAGTAGACACACTTCtcctaaaaaattaaaaatgatatagttcagaaaacaatgaattaaaaaatcaaatttcatacACCCAACAGTTATAGAATTCACACCTGCTTAAGAGTTCCCTCAGTTCCATACTGTATACATTATCATCATCAGGAAAATAAAATGTGTCTGTCCTTCCCATTGTAACAGGTTCTTGATTAGAAGACCCTTCCAACCAATTCCGTGTAGTCTCATGCAAGCCACCATCCTCATGTTGTGCATCCAGAGCTTCTTGCAGCTGATCATAAACTCCATCTTCATTCCCACCATCCTCACGAGGCATGTCAGAGGCTTCTTCATTACCATCCATCAACTCGTTATACTCAACACTAGATCCCTGCCAGTGCACTTCCTCATTTTCCTGATCCTCTTCCTGCCATTGTTCAACTTGAGAAGCAGATTCTTGCCCACCAATATTTTCGACTGGATTGCTTTCCAAATTTTCTATGTCATTCATTAACCCAGATGCCCCACTTCTCTCACGATCTTGGGGAGAATGTTCATAAGATGCTTCAATATCTTCTCGTAGATGAATAAGTTCTCCAGATTCATTCTGCAAAGCTTCAAGGGGCGACTCATTAGCAAGATTTTGTTGCCAGTCCCTATCCAAGACTTGTCCAATAACATCTCTGCTTTCATTAGACTCAACACTGGCCGACCACTGCCAGTCTCTAACCACACTCTCAGAAACTTGTTCCCGCCACTCTTCTACACGAGCAGAAGTTTCTTGCCAACTTAAATCTTCAACAACATCACCCTCTAAATCAGTTCTACCATCCAAAAACCTTTGGTTATCAGTTTCCTCATTCTCATGTTCAGATTGGCCATTTAATCCATCTATGACTTCATGTGAGTTATTTACTTGGTTCTGTTCATTTCTATTACCATTAGTGTCAGCAGTAGATGATGTCTCAGAGCGGTTACCGCTTGCAGGACCACAACCAGAATTATCCAGTCTGGAGAAAAACCCTTCCCTGCTACAAGACACAGTTTCCATAATGTTACTGCCAGACGGTGAAAAAATGacatcatataaataaaatggatAAGGGATTGAAAACTTATTATCTAATTCAACCTTAACCATCCTTGCGAACTTCCACTAAGTATCCAAAAAGTCCTCCAAGCAGGTTTAGTCAAGCTACTTCCAAAAAAAAGATGAGcaaaaaattctattttttgtAATCTAGCCTCTCTCATTGGCATAACATTCTCATACTAGTAGCAAGCCATTGATAACTAATTACAAACGCAATCATAAATCCAACAATCAATAAAATGATTGGCCAAAAAACACCTATAAAGTTGAATCTACAATTAGACCCTgtcattttatcatttatgaGGGACCTCCCCCATCCCAGGTAAATAATGCAACATTCACTAAACTACacaaaaaaatagttaaatcAAATGAAGAATGTCTATACACTCTAAAGGTTTGTCAAGTACCCAGTTCCCCGAAGTTTGGAAGCTATTCCAATGGACTCTGAAGTCTAGATTACTTGCACAAGCTCACTTGCAAATGAGAGTGTAAAAGGTCCTACGTCCAGACCAACCAACCGCCCCCTATAAGGTAAAAAAAGGGGTTGGAAAAAAAACAGATATCACACCTAGAAACATAGGGCCACATCCTGGTACAACAAATTTAGATATTATAGATGAAACAAATATTCACCACTAAtcattcaaaatcaagcagCCATACCAATGATTCATATCTTAACAGACTAAAATCATCAGGGGTGCAAGTTCTCCAACTTGAATAATAGACTGAAAACGTGTGCAAAGTACTAGCATTTACAATCTTAACCTCTTTATCACATTGCTAAAAACATTCACCAATAGCTTTACAAATTTCAACATCCTTAATATTTCCAAGAAGTTTCTTTCTTGCAGGCCAGAATCTTGGTGAGTTATTAGAGTTAAATCATTGGAAGGGACATAATTTTAAACTTCAGTGAAAGGTCCAAACTAAATTTGAGATCCAAATCCCTTCTTTTAGATTCAAGAATCTAAATGCAGCTTTGGGTTTTCATAAAAAGTGAGGTAAATATGGAAGTAATAAGACAGAAACTACATTGCTCTGCTGGACAAATTGACAGCACATACTAAGCAGTTCAAGTTCCTATTGCTTAAAATTTTGCTCAAATCAAGTtccatataataaaagatgTGTACAAAAAACTACAGAAAGCAAAAAGAGTGGAACTGTCTCAGAATGTAGCATAAGATGAACTTTGTTGAATAAagaacttttttatttaaatgaaataaggAATGAAGTACCTTAGACCAGATACAGTCTGTTTTTGTCTTAATAAGCCTAATTCACTGGCTGCAATGGAGGTAGATCTGTCACCTTCAGCCATTCTGTCATTTCTCAAAAATCTACCTCTCAATAATGActgcaaaaagaaaacaaggaagtGATTAGGAAACAAATAAATGCCAGTAAAAGCAGTCCATGTTTAATCAAGATGGTAAGACACCCAAAAGGTTAGCAATTAACACTAGGAAGTATAAAGACACTTGATTTAAAGCTACCAATGCCAAGCTAAGCCAAACTACAGTTGCCTTCAAACAACAAGAAGGACATGTATAGAAGAtccaaaaacatttttaaaatttctgaCAGCCTTTTAGCAGCAATGGAAATAGTCAATAGGTTGACAAATTGCTCTTCAGtgttataatatataaaccaTTTAATTTCCTGAAAAAGCTAAAAGAAAACATCAACAACTATAGGAAAATGACAAAGCAAGTAGTTGAGACAGCCATGCTAGCATTCCTAGTTTGACCGAAAATAAGAATTCTACTCTTGATTCaaaattatattctttatgTCATTCAACTTCTACCCTGGTTAGTATGATATTTAGACTTAATCttgttattttcaaaaattttaacaggaAAGTATAaatcaataatcacacatcTAACACTTCCGTTTGTTGTTAGAGCATGTATTACACTTAAAAAATGACTTTTAAGCCATCAGAGCAATCAAAGCAACTAACAGTCCCATTGCACGTAAAGGTGTACCTTGTGCTTTAGACCAGTCCAACAGCTTTCAAAACTACGCAAAAAGCATTTCAATTACCTATGAGAATCTATAAGACCAAAACTACCAAATTATCATCTACCTTATAtcgagtttttttttttttttgtctttctttttgtttgaaattttggaTAGACATGCACGTCATGTGAACAGATAAAGACAATAGCCACCAAACAAAAATGGCAAGACTTTTTATGCATCTACCTGAATACGGTTGCGATGTGCAAAATTTGATACAGCCCGATGCTCCAATAACCCCTGAAGCTCTGTTTGCCTTTCTCTCTCAGCCTTTTTAAGCATATCAAGCAGGGCCTGTCGGCCACATAATTTACGAATGCCCCTACGCACATGCTCAGTTCGGCCTTCATTCTGGTTAACCACCAATCCATCAAGAACTCGTTCAATTTGACCACCAACATCAGCAGCTTGCTCTTCTCTATTGTCAACGCAAGCACCTCTCTGCTGGCTATTCATTTGCACCCACTCCCTTATGATTCTGACCCTCTCCTGCTCAGTTTCACCAAGCCACTGGGCCCTTGAACTGTTGTTCCTACGGGAAACATTAGATGTACGTTCCCTGCCACCACTGTTCATCCACTCCCGAAAAATTTGCCTTACCCTTTCCCTTTCAACTTCCCCCAAATCAGATGAatgttcaaaattaaaattactagAATCCTCATTCCCATTTTGTGACCCAAATCGATCTGGAGACCATTGTCCAAACTCATTCTCACTCAAGCTCACATCCTCAGAAACACCACTATGTTCACTATTTCGGCTATCTGAAAGATCAGTCAATGAGAGGTCATCACTCCTTTGCTGGAGCATTCTTTCACTAGCTCTCTCTTGAGCATGACTAACCACATGCTCATCCTCAAGCTCCCGCCACATCTGCAGGAGTGAGGATGCCCGGGTGCTGCCATTTTCCTGCCTTCTTGATGCTTGAGACTGAGACTCCCTTAGGAAAGTATTATCAAGCACAGAAACATTGTGTAGACCAGCAATAGCCATATTActcaaaaatttaaactatcAAACCCTTTCAACCCATCTGCTTCAAACACATGAAAAACCgcatttatttacaaaaaaaaaaatcatgtagAAGACGATCCccttcaaaaaaatcaatccaCACCTAAACTAGTAAAtctcttcttcatcatcatttaTCGGCAATAGCATGGCCATCACGGTCATCACTATCAATCTTCAAGCAAACACACAGGAGGACAGTAATAAACCACGTATTAACTCCCCCAATCTTCGGAAAACTCTGCAACAACTAAGAATCTCagtttttttctaatttactttcttcataaaattaaaacattcttGAGATTAAATTTCCTCCATGTTAAGTTTCACCGTTGACAAAATGAGGAAGAAGAATAGAAATCACAGTAATTCTGGAAACTATTTACAACAACCTCCACCAAACACAGACTAATAACAGTAATCTGAGTTAATTAAATGGATTAATCCCTTGTTTCGCCGCCgagaaaatgtaaaaagataacaaaaaattccaaatctcaaattttccATCTCCCGCGAACCAAAGTATCCAAAAAAACTGTTAAAAAAACGAATTAACCTTATACAATGTCatagaaattcaaaattaattttccgTTCTTTTCCTAACATTTCTCGGCAACCAAATAAGAGAAACGAACAGCACTACCAAATCAGCATtcggaaaaaacaaaaaatacaaaaactgAAGATCGAAACAACAAGAAACAGCACCGTTTAAGGAGCAAAGAAccgaaaaagaaaggagaaggaaaaaaaacgtACCGAAGAAGCTTGAGCTCTTTGATTTCGAAGTAAAGGAAACGAAAcctaaagagagagagaaagagaaggaaagagaaaatgtgaagagaAAGAACACACAAGAGAGAAATAGGAAGAGAGAGGGAAGACGAggttttatgaataattaatgaaaaaaaggagacacgtcatttttctttttttgattttactttttttttttttgcttgtttttaactttttacgGTCTGATGGATGCCTATAAAATGTTGCCGTAACACTAACGTCTTAAAATCAGGAAGGCGAAGACGAATAGGAAGTCGACGCGTGGATAATGTCCTTTTCTCCCGGGGTTAATTATGAAAGTTTCCAAATCTTGGATTTAACGGGATGTGTAGAAAACGACGCGGCGTTTTTTCGTGATCTCGGAATTTTGcctccctctctctttctttccccGATGGGttggaaatttcaaaataaagcAGGGGGAGGGCAAATATGGAATTTCGACTAACGAGGGAGGATGACGTTAACCGGTAAATGTTGTGGCGTTAACGgcaattcaaaaaaaaaggtacCACAAGCCTACAGCCCTCTTTTTTAGTATTACAAAGTTTATTTTaagattaaatatttatctcaattttatttaattaagtattgTCTTAATCAACATAATGAGGTTGGATCAACTTTCTTGCTTATGTTTCCATTTTCGTAGtaacatctttttctttcctcttatTATTCATACACAAGTTATCCTACAAATTGGTTTGTCATGATAATCTATACTACTTGTTTGATTGATAGAAGATTTCATCTATGACCAAATTAAGGAATGGCAACCATATTTTTCCAATTTCTTCAATGTCTATTCATTTTCAATTACTAGAAtgcaaatttttaatttttttaaattatctttgaataaaagagtttttttttttttacaaaattcaatgataaataaattattcaattgcttaatcaatataaaatgtatcatttttattaaaatcgTGTACTCGAATTATTGGTACGATTTGAACTCGTAACCATCTCCTATCCAAGCCATTAAATGCAACCCTTCATtgggtttttttgtttttttgcaaGACTTTGCCAAAAATGACCCAAAACAACCCTTCTTTTGCTGCAAGATGTTACCAAGAAAAAGTACATGAAAATGGTATACATGGGTAGGTTGGAATATGGGGAGAAAAGGTGTTAGCATTAATGTATAAATCTTCTAGAAGCAAGGTTGGCAAGAATTGGTTagtaaaatgaaatgattgaCTTTTTAA from Theobroma cacao cultivar B97-61/B2 chromosome 9, Criollo_cocoa_genome_V2, whole genome shotgun sequence harbors:
- the LOC18590449 gene encoding RING-H2 finger protein ATL57; translation: MKFYSRKLFLYDDLPYSATSLPSPPLHHHRPTTTNSTSSPLSSSKKLPQQNDPFDSSMALTIVVLLTALFFMGFFSIYIRRFSEEPTAHLSRRRRYRGGSLDTLSLPSDRHHVSTPRKGLDPTTVGSLPVYSYHGDAKYQIDCAICLSEFEEKECVKTIPCCEHVFHVECIDTWLTSHVSCPVCRGTRLLEIKGGAGEGVMQERIDQGVSEFSAVDINDTCMVMGTTSRVMRTSSCPRLGQRAMLQRTFSF
- the LOC18590450 gene encoding uncharacterized protein LOC18590450 isoform X2 codes for the protein MAIAGLHNVSVLDNTFLRESQSQASRRQENGSTRASSLLQMWRELEDEHVVSHAQERASERMLQQRSDDLSLTDLSDSRNSEHSGVSEDVSLSENEFGQWSPDRFGSQNGNEDSSNFNFEHSSDLGEVERERVRQIFREWMNSGGRERTSNVSRRNNSSRAQWLGETEQERVRIIREWVQMNSQQRGACVDNREEQAADVGGQIERVLDGLVVNQNEGRTEHVRRGIRKLCGRQALLDMLKKAERERQTELQGLLEHRAVSNFAHRNRIQSLLRGRFLRNDRMAEGDRSTSIAASELGLLRQKQTVSGLREGFFSRLDNSGCGPASGNRSETSSTADTNGNRNEQNQVNNSHEVIDGLNGQSEHENEETDNQRFLDGRTDLEGDVVEDLSWQETSARVEEWREQVSESVVRDWQWSASVESNESRDVIGQVLDRDWQQNLANESPLEALQNESGELIHLREDIEASYEHSPQDRERSGASGLMNDIENLESNPVENIGGQESASQVEQWQEEDQENEEVHWQGSSVEYNELMDGNEEASDMPREDGGNEDGVYDQLQEALDAQHEDGGLHETTRNWLEGSSNQEPVTMGRTDTFYFPDDDNVYSMELRELLSRRSVSTLLRSGFRESLDQLIQSYVERQNHASIDWELHETSPTPASLEQDLEQQSRDQNEGQGDAVEGPPLALPSPRMPPTQPLWDQDSHHYNWAPHDMHQRFGIEWEIVNDLRIDMARLQQRMNNMQRMLEACMDMQLELQRSIRQEVSAALNRSAGSQGVIDDSLPKDAANWDNVRKGICCTCCEGNIDSLLYRCGHMCTCSKCANELVQGGGKCPMCRAPVVEVIRAYSIL
- the LOC18590450 gene encoding uncharacterized protein LOC18590450 isoform X1, which gives rise to MAIAGLHNVSVLDNTFLRESQSQASRRQENGSTRASSLLQMWRELEDEHVVSHAQERASERMLQQRSDDLSLTDLSDSRNSEHSGVSEDVSLSENEFGQWSPDRFGSQNGNEDSSNFNFEHSSDLGEVERERVRQIFREWMNSGGRERTSNVSRRNNSSRAQWLGETEQERVRIIREWVQMNSQQRGACVDNREEQAADVGGQIERVLDGLVVNQNEGRTEHVRRGIRKLCGRQALLDMLKKAERERQTELQGLLEHRAVSNFAHRNRIQSLLRGRFLRNDRMAEGDRSTSIAASELGLLRQKQTVSGLSREGFFSRLDNSGCGPASGNRSETSSTADTNGNRNEQNQVNNSHEVIDGLNGQSEHENEETDNQRFLDGRTDLEGDVVEDLSWQETSARVEEWREQVSESVVRDWQWSASVESNESRDVIGQVLDRDWQQNLANESPLEALQNESGELIHLREDIEASYEHSPQDRERSGASGLMNDIENLESNPVENIGGQESASQVEQWQEEDQENEEVHWQGSSVEYNELMDGNEEASDMPREDGGNEDGVYDQLQEALDAQHEDGGLHETTRNWLEGSSNQEPVTMGRTDTFYFPDDDNVYSMELRELLSRRSVSTLLRSGFRESLDQLIQSYVERQNHASIDWELHETSPTPASLEQDLEQQSRDQNEGQGDAVEGPPLALPSPRMPPTQPLWDQDSHHYNWAPHDMHQRFGIEWEIVNDLRIDMARLQQRMNNMQRMLEACMDMQLELQRSIRQEVSAALNRSAGSQGVIDDSLPKDAANWDNVRKGICCTCCEGNIDSLLYRCGHMCTCSKCANELVQGGGKCPMCRAPVVEVIRAYSIL